Proteins encoded within one genomic window of candidate division TA06 bacterium:
- the higA gene encoding addiction module antidote protein, HigA family, whose amino-acid sequence MANKAGYKFEPDYAVHPGEILEETLEARGMKKISFAKRCGLSQKTVSQIINGKAPVTPETAIQFERVLGVSAAVWSNLNTFYHLHMARVSARKRLEKQVTWAKSFPLTELVKRGIIEEPPSQVGAVEALLNFLGVGSVQAWEERQKQLVQESTAYRHSPSFKSAPESVAVWLRIGKIHAEHIDTRPFSRVKFNSALEEIRTLTSQPAKVFGPKMKELCRKAGVALVFVSEFPGTHLSGAARWLTKDKALILLSLRHKLDDHLWFSFYHEAAHVLLHGKKKVFLDEAKGMQGGMESKADSFAANALVPERDYLAFVSQERFSKNSIMTFAKRIGIAPGIVVGRLQYDGKIPHWWHNDLKRGLRLVETTE is encoded by the coding sequence ATGGCTAACAAGGCAGGATACAAGTTTGAACCTGACTATGCGGTCCATCCGGGCGAAATCCTCGAGGAGACACTCGAGGCACGGGGGATGAAGAAGATCTCCTTTGCGAAGCGGTGCGGGCTTTCGCAAAAAACGGTAAGCCAGATAATCAATGGTAAGGCCCCTGTTACCCCAGAGACGGCCATACAGTTTGAGCGGGTACTTGGTGTCTCGGCGGCAGTGTGGAGCAACCTTAACACCTTTTACCACCTCCATATGGCTCGAGTATCCGCACGGAAAAGGCTCGAAAAACAGGTGACATGGGCAAAGAGTTTTCCGCTTACGGAACTCGTCAAGAGAGGGATAATTGAGGAACCACCTAGCCAGGTGGGTGCTGTCGAGGCTTTGCTCAATTTCCTCGGCGTAGGCTCCGTTCAGGCATGGGAAGAACGACAGAAGCAGCTTGTACAGGAGTCCACTGCTTATAGGCATTCACCTTCATTTAAGAGCGCTCCAGAATCCGTGGCTGTCTGGTTGAGAATTGGCAAGATTCACGCCGAGCATATTGACACCCGCCCTTTTAGTAGGGTGAAGTTCAATAGTGCATTAGAAGAAATAAGGACACTGACTTCCCAGCCGGCAAAGGTTTTCGGTCCCAAAATGAAGGAACTGTGCCGCAAGGCAGGGGTCGCCCTCGTATTTGTTTCTGAATTCCCTGGGACGCACCTAAGCGGAGCTGCGCGTTGGTTAACGAAGGACAAGGCGCTCATATTGTTGAGTCTTCGTCATAAGCTTGATGACCACTTGTGGTTCAGCTTCTACCATGAGGCAGCACATGTCCTTCTTCATGGCAAGAAGAAGGTCTTCCTTGATGAAGCAAAAGGAATGCAAGGTGGTATGGAGAGTAAGGCAGATAGCTTCGCGGCCAACGCACTCGTTCCTGAGCGCGACTACTTGGCTTTCGTTTCACAGGAACGCTTCAGCAAGAACAGTATTATGACATTTGCCAAGAGGATCGGCATTGCACCAGGGATAGTAGTGGGAAGACTTCAGTATGATGGGAAGATCCCACATTGGTGGCACAACGATCTGAAACGCGGGCTCAGGTTGGTTGAGACCACGGAATAA
- a CDS encoding killer suppression protein, protein MNIDFKNKKLSKIFNSEGKLQKNYGKRMAQVIKRRMMILNAAPNLEDVCHLPPERRHELVGRRKGTFAVDLQHPKRLVFRPAHHPIPQRKEKGIDLKKVTAITILGVEDYH, encoded by the coding sequence ATGAATATCGACTTCAAGAATAAGAAGCTGAGTAAGATATTCAATTCCGAAGGGAAATTGCAGAAGAATTACGGCAAACGCATGGCGCAGGTCATAAAAAGGCGTATGATGATTCTAAATGCTGCACCAAATCTGGAAGATGTATGTCATCTTCCACCAGAAAGAAGGCATGAGCTCGTGGGCAGAAGAAAGGGAACTTTCGCAGTAGACCTACAGCATCCGAAGAGGCTTGTTTTTAGACCAGCGCACCATCCGATACCCCAAAGGAAAGAGAAGGGTATCGATTTGAAAAAAGTCACTGCAATAACCATTTTAGGCGTGGAGGACTATCACTGA
- a CDS encoding transposase, whose product MEADGRFTAICSRCQSKTSRVHSKHRRVVRDLSLAETKIELSVPLRKVYCASCGVRVEDLEFVRPWGRVTKRLANYIKDLCKRMTVKEVAEHVGLDWKTVKKIDKEALEEEFGDTDYGGLSILAIDEISRRKGHDYLTVVLDYLTGRVVWVGEGRDEKAVTAFFEGMTQGGLGTVLDILTFSLSYRSSKVHAGLRLVPRNRKRAPLSESHAPSLIFHSPSPILASRGATNAALFLSMFSRLPAPQSIRRQRDSGLLRLSRENSPQFRRA is encoded by the coding sequence TTGGAGGCTGATGGCAGATTTACGGCGATATGCTCTAGGTGTCAGTCGAAGACCAGCAGAGTTCATTCGAAGCACCGACGGGTTGTACGGGATCTGTCTTTGGCAGAGACAAAGATTGAGCTCAGCGTGCCTCTGCGGAAGGTCTACTGCGCATCTTGCGGGGTTCGGGTTGAGGATCTGGAGTTCGTGCGTCCATGGGGGCGAGTCACTAAGCGACTGGCTAACTACATCAAGGATCTGTGCAAGAGAATGACTGTGAAGGAGGTGGCTGAGCATGTTGGCCTTGATTGGAAGACTGTGAAAAAGATTGACAAGGAGGCTTTGGAGGAGGAGTTTGGGGACACAGACTATGGCGGTCTTAGTATTCTGGCCATCGACGAGATATCGCGTAGAAAGGGGCATGACTATCTCACGGTGGTGCTGGATTATCTGACAGGGCGGGTCGTATGGGTAGGTGAGGGAAGAGACGAGAAGGCTGTGACGGCTTTTTTTGAGGGGATGACGCAAGGGGGATTGGGGACGGTGCTTGACATTTTGACATTTTCGCTGTCGTATCGTTCTTCAAAAGTTCACGCCGGTCTCCGTCTCGTCCCTCGCAACCGAAAAAGAGCGCCTTTGTCAGAAAGCCATGCACCGTCCCTAATCTTTCATTCACCAAGCCCAATTCTCGCTTCACGAGGAGCCACGAATGCCGCCCTGTTTCTTTCGATGTTCAGTCGGCTCCCAGCACCCCAATCCATTCGCCGTCAACGAGACAGTGGATTATTGAGGCTTTCCCGAGAAAATAGTCCTCAATTCCGTCGTGCTTAA